The Tripterygium wilfordii isolate XIE 37 chromosome 17, ASM1340144v1, whole genome shotgun sequence genome has a window encoding:
- the LOC119983055 gene encoding uncharacterized protein LOC119983055 isoform X2: MDNQPLLSTTTVTATTTIIFQDGNNSTNNNSGGILLRFLLIISVGIISLWANYEASKGFDIAIINDAGDSPAGKRFKLFYTSNDKAVRILQDASTVVQTVLYTNNKIRPPPPQHVTLRLLPTDELKLNNTVTVEPIENNGLMFSINISPSMLSMEGRDDGAFIRTVQRGMARVWVLYLYSRAPSWAVDGMVEYVSMMGGFGSTVGEFLH, from the exons ATGGATAATCAACCCCTCTTATCCACCACCACCGTCACAGCCACAACCACCATAATATTTCAAGACGGTAACAATAGTACTAATAATAATTCAGGTGGCATCCTTTTGCGGTTTCTCCTAATAATTTCCGTGGGAATAATCTCCCTATGGGCAAACTACGAAGCATCTAAAGGCTTTGACATTGCAATCATCAACGACGCCGGAGACTCTCCCGCAGGAAAACGATTCAAGCTCTTCTACACATCCAATGACAAAG ccgTACGCATACTCCAAGACGCCAGTACTGTTGTCCAAACCGTTCTCTACACAAACAATAAGATCCGGCCACCACCGCCGCAACACGTCACCCTCAGGCTGCTTCCTACCGATGAGTTGAAGTTGAACAACACGGTGACGGTGGAGCCCATAGAAAACAATGGTTTAATGTTCAGTATTAATATAAGCCCATCCATGCTATCAATGGAGGGCCGTGATGATGGTGCTTTCATCAGGACCGTTCAACGGGGGATGGCTCGCGTgtgggtattgtatttgtattccAGGGCTCCGTCGTGGGCGGTTGATGGTATGGTGGAGTATGTAAGTATGATGGGTGGTTTTGGTAGTACTGTTGGGGAGTTCCtgcattaa
- the LOC119982604 gene encoding uncharacterized protein LOC119982604: MVKTRASRKRSATLSTSDEAENTRQNANIDDEVESDDCSDSDNDDGIMNVRFNDSDEDNMDDDLFTRYTNEGVEGDQGGQDRSYELNFTSNEDAIFSDAEYASDSLQSYDGSIEEEQGEKRESHPLFKPIKNMDSYKWHIGIRFPCRDSFKDVVATYAIQGGWSLKWIKFDNVRAWVGYVDGCNFLRFCSKLSGVTTWELKTVLTEHSCERTNGNKMLNSKWLANRLVDKMRRNPKMKLVEIMQKVRDKYTIDISKTVASRARKRALEVVYGSYSEQYKRLNDFCAEILRSNPGST; this comes from the coding sequence ATGGTGAAAACACGTGCTTCCAGAAAAAGGTCTGCTACATTATCTACTAGTGATGAAGCTGAAAACACTAGACAGAATGCAAATATTGATGATGAGGTTGAAAGCGATGATTGCTCTGATTCTGATAATGATGACGGTATCATGAATGTGAGGTTCAATGACAGTGATGAAGACAACATGGATGATGATTTGTTCACGAGGTACACTAATGAGGGAGTTGAGGGTGATCAAGGTGGGCAAGATAGGAGTTATGAGTTGAATTTTACGTCTAATGAAGATGCAATTTTCAGTGATGCAGAGTACGCCTCAGACTCATTACAGAGTTATGATGGCTCTATTGAAGAGGAACAAGGTGAGAAAAGGGAATCTCATCCACTATTTAAGCCCATTAAGAACATGGACAGTTACAAGTGGCATATTGGTATCAGATTTCCATGCAGAGATTCGTTTAAGGATGTAGTTGCTACGTATGCAATTCAAGGAGGATGGTCTCTGAAATGGATCAAGTTTGACAATGTGAGAGCATGGGTAGGTTATGTGGATGGGTGTAACTTCTTGCGATTTTGTTCCAAGCTTAGTGGGGTGACAACTTGGGAGTTGAAGACTGTTTTGACTGAGCATTCTTGTGAGAGGACAAATGGGAACAAGATGTTAAATTCAAAGTGGCTTGCGAATAGATTGGTGGACAAAATGAGAAGAAACCCAAAAATGAAGCTTGTGGAGATAATGCAAAAGGTGCGAGACAAGTACACAATAGACATTAGCAAGACTGTGGCATCTAGAGCTAGGAAAAGGGCTTTAGAGGTGGTTTATGGAAGTTACTCAGAACAATACAAAAGGTTGAATGATTTTTGTGCTGAAATATTAAGATCAAATCCTGGCAGCACATGA
- the LOC119983133 gene encoding AT-hook motif nuclear-localized protein 16-like, translating into MTGGGDLTVPQVGMKKIILDRNQEADQKFNHHKAAPPVSSAAEGESIRRPRGRPAGSKNKPKPPIIVTRDSANALRAHTMEVSSGCDVGESLVNFARRKLRGICVLAGTGFVTNVTLRQPASQGGVVTLHGRFEILSLLGSILPPPAPPGITGLTIYLAGGQGQVVGGGVVGALIASGPVVIMAASFMNATFDRLPLADDDIIAAAVQNQHYQNGRHHHLDISDLCGMPQNLLTNGTVPHEIHSWAPGRTMSKS; encoded by the coding sequence ATGACTGGAGGTGGTGACCTAACTGTTCCTCAAGTTGGCATGAAAAAGATAATATTGGACCGCAACCAAGAAGCAGATCAGAAATTTAATCACCATAAGGCTGCGCCACCAGTTTCATCAGCAGCtgagggtgagagcattagacGCCCCCGTGGCAGGCCAGCCGGCTCTAAAAATAAGCCAAAGCCACCCATTATTGTCACTAGAGACAGTGCAAATGCCCTCAGGGCTCATACCATGGAAGTGAGCTCAGGCTGTGATGTGGGCGAGAGTCTAGTGAACTTTGCTAGAAGAAAGCTAAGAGGCATTTGTGTCCTTGCTGGAACTGGGTTTGTAACCAACGTTACCCTACGGCAACCTGCCTCGCAGGGGGGTGTTGTGACCCTCCATGGCCGGTTCGAGATTCTGTCGTTGCTTGGATCAATCTTGCCCCCACCAGCCCCACCAGGAATCACAGGTTTAACCATTTACTTGGCAGGGGGTCAGGGGCAGGTGGTTGGTGGTGGTGTTGTCGGTGCACTCATTGCTTCAGGCCCTGTTGTGATCATGGCTGCATCTTTCATGAATGCAACTTTTGATCGTTTGCCATTGGCTGATGATGATATTATTGCCGCAGCTGTGCAGAATCAGCATTATCAGAATGGTCGTCACCACCATCTTGACATTTCAGATTTATGTGGGATGCCCCAGAACTTGCTCACTAATGGCACTGTGCCTCATGAGATACATAGTTGGGCTCCAGGACGAACCATGTCAAAATCCTGA
- the LOC119983055 gene encoding uncharacterized protein LOC119983055 isoform X1, with product MDNQPLLSTTTVTATTTIIFQDGNNSTNNNSGGILLRFLLIISVGIISLWANYEASKGFDIAIINDAGDSPAGKRFKLFYTSNDKAVRILQDASTVVQTVLYTNNKIRPPPPQHVTLRLLPTDELKLNNTVTVEPIENNGLMFSINISPSMLSMEGRDDGAFIRTVQRGMARVWVLYLYSRAPSWAVDGMVEYVSMMGGFGSTVGEFLH from the exons ATGGATAATCAACCCCTCTTATCCACCACCACCGTCACAGCCACAACCACCATAATATTTCAAGACGGTAACAATAGTACTAATAATAATTCAGGTGGCATCCTTTTGCGGTTTCTCCTAATAATTTCCGTGGGAATAATCTCCCTATGGGCAAACTACGAAGCATCTAAAGGCTTTGACATTGCAATCATCAACGACGCCGGAGACTCTCCCGCAGGAAAACGATTCAAGCTCTTCTACACATCCAATGACAAAGCCGTA CGCATACTCCAAGACGCCAGTACTGTTGTCCAAACCGTTCTCTACACAAACAATAAGATCCGGCCACCACCGCCGCAACACGTCACCCTCAGGCTGCTTCCTACCGATGAGTTGAAGTTGAACAACACGGTGACGGTGGAGCCCATAGAAAACAATGGTTTAATGTTCAGTATTAATATAAGCCCATCCATGCTATCAATGGAGGGCCGTGATGATGGTGCTTTCATCAGGACCGTTCAACGGGGGATGGCTCGCGTgtgggtattgtatttgtattccAGGGCTCCGTCGTGGGCGGTTGATGGTATGGTGGAGTATGTAAGTATGATGGGTGGTTTTGGTAGTACTGTTGGGGAGTTCCtgcattaa
- the LOC119982053 gene encoding glycerol-3-phosphate acyltransferase 1 yields MVFPMVLLKLAEWVLYQLLANSCYRAATKMRSYGFFLKNPSFKSSQLSQQNCFPSVTKCSLEGRGSADKILVCDIPGVLLRNKSFFPYFMLVAFEGGCILRAFLLLLSCSFLWVLNNELQLKVMIFITFCGLRVKDMKSVSRAVLPKFYLENLNLQAYELLASAGSKVVVTNVPKIMVEGFLKEYLSVNKVIGTELHTLGHLFTGLVSGSGLLSKHTAVKEHFGDKKPDIGLGCSSQHDLLFLSLCKEGYVINKEDGKINSAMPRHKYPKPLVFHDGRLAFLPTPLATLAMFMWLPIGIILSIFRLFVGIFLPYNLANFLATLSGVRICVKGCKLNPSKTSKKGVLYVCTHRTLLDPVFLSTSLGKPLTAVTYSLSKMSEIIAPIRTVRLTRDRKKDGETMERLLGEGDLVVCPEGTTCREPYLLRFSSLFAELAEEIVPVAMNTQVSMFYGTTASGFKCLDPIFFLMNPRPSYHVQILGKVPRRLTCAGGKSSCEVANYIQKQLGLTLGFECTNLTRKDKYLMLAGHEGIVQQTS; encoded by the exons atggTGTTCCCAATGGTGCTTCTGAAACTAGCAGAGTGGGTATTGTACCAACTCTTAGCCAACTCATGTTACAGAGCTGCAACAAAGATGAGAAGCTATGGTTTCTTTCTCAAAAACCCATCTTTTAAATCATCACAACTGTCACAGCAGAATTGTTTTCCGAGTGTTACCAAGTGTAGTTTGGAGGGTAGAGGGTCTGCTGATAAAATACTAGTATGTGACATTCCTGGTGTTCTGTTGAGAAACAAATCTTTCTTCCCTTATTTCATGCTAGTTGCCTTTGAAGGTGGTTGCATTTTGAGGGCATTTTTGCTGTTGTTGTCGTGttcttttttgtgggttttgaacAATGAGCTTCAATTGAAAGTCATGATCTTTATTACCTTCTGTGGGCTTAGAGTCAAGGACATGAAAAGTGTTAGCAGGGCTGTTTTGCCTAAGTTTTATCTTGAGAATCTCAATCTTCAAGCCTATGAGCTTTTGGCTTCTGCTGGTTCTAAAGTTGTAGTCACCAATGTTCCAAAAATAATGGTTGAAGGATTTCTTAAGGAATATTTAAGTGTTAATAAGGTTATAGGCACTGAGTTGCACACTCTTGGGCACCTGTTTACTGGTTTGGTTTCTGGTTCTGGTTTACTTTCGAAGCACACAGCAGTTAAGGAGCATTTTGGAGACAAAAAGCCTGATATTGGACTTGGATGTTCAAGCCAACATGACCTCCTCTTTCTCTCACTATGCAAG GAAGGTTATGTGATAAACAAGGAGGATGGCAAAATCAATTCAGCAATGCCAAGGCACAAGTACCCAAAGCCTCTTGTATTCCATGATGGAAGGCTTGCATTCTTGCCTACTCCCTTGGCAACACTAGCAATGTTCATGTGGCTTCCCATTGGAATAATCCTTTCCATATTCAGACTCTTCGTGGGAATCTTCCTTCCATACAACTTAGCCAACTTTTTGGCTACATTGAGTGGTGTGAGAATATGTGTCAAAGGCTGCAAACTGAACCCTTCAAAAACTTCCAAAAAGGGAGTCCTCTATGTTTGCACTCACAGAACACTCCTAGACCCAGTTTTTCTAAGCACTTCCTTGGGGAAACCATTAACTGCAGTCACATACAGTCTGAGCAAAATGTCTGAAATCATAGCTCCTATTAGAACGGTGAGGCTTACAAGGGACAGAAAGAAAGATGGAGAGACAATGGAGAGGCTGCTTGGTGAGGGAGATTTGGTGGTGTGTCCAGAAGGAACAACATGTAGAGAGCCATATTTGTTGAGATTCAGCTCTCTATTTGCAGAATTGGCAGAGGAGATAGTCCCAGTGGCAATGAACACACAAGTGAGCATGTTCTATGGGACAACAGCAAGTGGGTTTAAATGCTTGGATCCAATCTTCTTCTTGATGAATCCAAGACCTTCCTACCATGTTCAAATCCTTGGGAAGGTCCCTAGACGGTTGACATGTGCTGGTGGAAAATCAAGCTGTGAAGTAGCAAACTACATCCAAAAACAACTGGGTCTTACTTTGGGATTTGAGTGCACCAATCTTACTAGGAAGGACAAGTACTTGATGCTAGCAGGTCATGAAGGGATTGTCCAACAAACATCGTGA